A window from Drosophila subobscura isolate 14011-0131.10 chromosome O, UCBerk_Dsub_1.0, whole genome shotgun sequence encodes these proteins:
- the LOC117898952 gene encoding serine/arginine repetitive matrix protein 1 isoform X2, which translates to MIGSFWNLCRACPSMPVDKLHSEYRSTYRWHEFTGNSRPEVVRRAPAPNQSQFDGPTNEPSMPRRKKCPELAYKSHEFIIGSEYTDARRDASAHRLARSEERGATPSRRSKSEGPPVVPNGRAYPAATEIDGATRKQAGESNGLFRKTISKLSTEYRLQFVWPNVRRIKGGGEATSKAAAGDYPRKSISLGALRSSQSHSHTQSQNQSLNQTQTHGHSQTHHSVMGAGLPTVHKKRTTNQKEATLHELEPLVSDTDDRKTHEKQVTIVERKSRPFSQAIDHERLNHFITKKENFGFADAAFKDEVDNKHGHSADAGQVVVMNGTDPPHSKPNLDLWFKDMVELRKKAGEYKSRGWGREIDPELYKKQKDLWDQVSRRSSLSALSLASTVHRPITKEEKDQENNKKSAPLPKTPLKPRVPGQAYLVDNKDEISALPARFSNIRHHLERTTGPDVEEGALLPSPTREKLMPAITKRESESQRGSPKKTALSRHGSPQKGSPQKGSPKKVLKSRSQSVGPGVAENESPKRQIRSASQAPPASRKKTPTSATTAAGSERKTRPSTLSTTFQSRIKSSSLPPPNGRVASAPPATAKATATRAASATKSTLNANQPHANQSQTSQAKTTHGPSRSNKILKSSATPGQQQQQQQQQQKQQQQQMRKTDKDRSNISCIGFGSTVGAGSGSQTNSVKNQQNKQKQQQLQQQQQQKIAATSDKTQEATSTTEAAATATAGTSQPIVQSTAQSASPQSATSSSQNPIRPATINIKRLTVQGQDRKLAENDGEDGRETAISISSCSPQPPVVPEVPEEPLVKSPPEPTRVKSPEQIIMRSPDPVNWTVPLDTGKTFTVTQNVKDGESYSRPQSEIKASTPVEKPPPPPQSAPPQLTEQAKMDAWKSSSPTTSGGAVYGKTLTPHVAPGGAVRQQQAVDLPQDQVMSSSSSTGTASTARTTAAEVLEKARDRFDRFWGSSASKEESV; encoded by the exons ctccactcgGAGTATCGGAGCACTTATCGTTGGCATGAATTTACGGGCAATTCGCGGCCAGAGGTTGTGCGACGGGCGCCAGCCCCAAATCAAAGTCAATTTGATG GTCCGACAAATGAGCCGTCAATGCCGCGTCGGAAAAAATGTCCAGAATTAGCATATAAATCGCACGAGTTTATTATAGGTTCGGAATATACAGATGCACGACGAGATGCCAGTGCACATCGCCTGGCGAGG TCGGAGGAGCGGGGCGCGACACCTTCGCGTCGCAGCAAATCGGAGGGACCACCCGTTGTGCCCAATGGACGTGCCTATCCCGCTGCAACGGAGATCGATGGAGCCACAAGAAAACAG GCGGGTGAGTCAAATGGCCTATTTCGAAAGACCATCTCAAAACTGAGCACAGAGTACCGCCTGCAATTCGTTTGGCCGAATGTCCGGCGGATTAAGGGCGGCGGCGAGGCGACGTCTAAGGCCGCGGCCGGCGATTACCCTCGAAAGAGTATCTCATTGGGCGCCCTGCGATCCAGTCAGAGCCACAGTCACACTCAGAGCCAGAATCAGAGTCTaaaccagacccagacccacgGCCACAGTCAAACCCATCATTCAGTGATGGGTGCAGGTCTACCAACGGTGCATAAAAAACGTACAACAAATCAGAAAGAAG CTACTCTTCATGAGTTGGAGCCGTTGGTTAGCGATACGGATGATAGAAAAACACACGAGAA ACAAGTGACCATCGTGGAGCGCAAGTCACGTCCTTTCTCGCAGGCCATCGATCACGAGCGTCTGAATCATTTTATTACGAAAAAGGAGAACTTTGGCTTTGCCGATGCCGCTTTCAAGGATGAGGTGGACAATAAGCATGGACATTCAGCCGATGCCGGCCAAGTGGTGGTCATGAATGGCACCGATCCGCCTCACTCTAAACCGAATTTGGATTTGTGGTTTAAGGATATGGTTGAGCTACGCAAAAAGGCAGGGGAATATAAG AGCCGTGGTTGGGGCAGGGAAATTGATCCGGAATTGTACAAGAAGCAAAAGGATCTATGGGATCAGGTTTCAAGGCGCAGCTCACTTTCAGCATTATCTTTAGCTTCTACTGTGCATAG ACCCATTacaaaggaggagaaggatCAGGAAAATAATAAGAAATCAGCACCATTGCCGAAGACACCACTTAAGCCCCGAGTTCCTGGTCAAGCCTATTTGGTTGATAATAAAGATGAGATTTCAGCACTGCCAGCGCGTTTTAGTAATATACGCCATCATTTAGAACGCACCACGGGTCCGG ATGTGGAAGAGGGCGCATTGTTGCCTTCGCCGACCCGTGAGAAATTAATGCCAGCCATAACCAAGAGGGAATCGGAATCGCAGAGAGGTAGTCCCAAGAAGACGGCTCTCTCCAGGCATGGATCACCTCAGAAGGGCAGTCCCCAAAAGGGCAGTCCCAAAAAGGTTCTGAAAT CACGGTCCCAGTCGGTGGGTCCGGGCGTTGCTGAAAATGAATCCCCGAAGCGACAGATACGGTCGGCCTCACAGGCCCCTCCGGCGAGCCGCAAAAAGACACCAACTTCAGCCACGACAGCGGCCGGAAGCGAGCGTAAGACACGCCCAT CCACCCTATCCACAACATTCCAATCCCGCATTAAAAGTAGTTCCCTGCCACCGCCTAATGGTAGAGTAGCCTCTGCGCCGCCAGCAactgcaaaagcaacagcaacccgagcagcatctgcaacaaaatcaacttTAAATGCTAATCAGCCTCATGCCAATCAATCACAAACATCACAAGCCAAGACAACCCATGGACCCAGCAGATCCAACAAAATTCTGAAATCATCTGCAACACCgggacaacaacagcagcagcagcaacaacaacaaaaacagcagcaacagcaaatgcgTAAGACAGACAAAGATAGATCGAATATTAGTTGCATTGGTTTTGGTAGTACTGTTGGTGCTGGTAGCGGTAGTCAGACGAATAGTGTCAAAAATCagcagaacaaacaaaagcaacagcaactacagcaacagcagcaacaaaagattGCTGCAACATCAGACAAAACACAAGAGGCAACATCAACaactgaagcagcagccacagccacagcaggcaCATCTCAACCAATAGTTCAATCAACAGCTCAATCAGCATCTCCTCAATCAGCAACATCCTCGTCTCAAAATCCCATCCGGCCTGCAACCATCAACATCAAACGGCTTACGGTACAAGGTCAGGATAGAAAATTGGCTGAAA ACGATGGCGAGGATGGTCGTGAGactgcaatttccatttccagctgCAGTCCACAGCCGCCTGTGGTGCCCGAGGTGCCCGAGGAGCCATTGGTGAAGTCACCACCAGAACCCACTAGGGTAAAGTCTCCGGAGCAGATTATAATGCGTTCACCCGATCCAGTGAACTGGACCGTCCCCTTGGATACGGGCAAGACGTTCACGGTTACCCAGAACGTTAAAGACG GGGAGAGCTATAGCCGACCTCAGAGCGAGATAAAAGCCTCGACTCCGGTGGAGaaaccaccaccgccaccacaaTCGGCACCGCCACAACTAACCGAACAGGCTAAAATGGACG CCTGGAAGTCGTCCAGTCCTACGACCAGTGGAGGCGCTGTCTATGGCAAGACCCTGACGCCCCATGTAGCCCCAGGTGGGGCTGTGCGCCAGCAACAGGCTGTGGATCTGCCTCAGGACCAGGTCAtgtcatcgtcctcgtcaaCCGGCACTGCTTCGACGGCTCGCACCACAGCTGCCGAGGTCCTGGAGAAGGCGCGCGACCGTTTCGATCGATTCTggggcagcagcgccagcaaggAGGAAAGTGTGTAG
- the LOC117898952 gene encoding serine/arginine repetitive matrix protein 1 isoform X6, translating into MIGSFWNLCRACPSMPVDKLHSEYRSTYRWHEFTGNSRPEVVRRAPAPNQSQFDGPTNEPSMPRRKKCPELAYKSHEFIIGSEYTDARRDASAHRLARSEERGATPSRRSKSEGPPVVPNGRAYPAATEIDGATRKQAATLHELEPLVSDTDDRKTHEKQVTIVERKSRPFSQAIDHERLNHFITKKENFGFADAAFKDEVDNKHGHSADAGQVVVMNGTDPPHSKPNLDLWFKDMVELRKKAGEYKSRGWGREIDPELYKKQKDLWDQVSRRSSLSALSLASTVHRPITKEEKDQENNKKSAPLPKTPLKPRVPGQAYLVDNKDEISALPARFSNIRHHLERTTGPDVEEGALLPSPTREKLMPAITKRESESQRGSPKKTALSRHGSPQKGSPQKGSPKKVLKSRSQSVGPGVAENESPKRQIRSASQAPPASRKKTPTSATTAAGSERKTRPSTLSTTFQSRIKSSSLPPPNGRVASAPPATAKATATRAASATKSTLNANQPHANQSQTSQAKTTHGPSRSNKILKSSATPGQQQQQQQQQQKQQQQQMRKTDKDRSNISCIGFGSTVGAGSGSQTNSVKNQQNKQKQQQLQQQQQQKIAATSDKTQEATSTTEAAATATAGTSQPIVQSTAQSASPQSATSSSQNPIRPATINIKRLTVQGQDRKLAENDGEDGRETAISISSCSPQPPVVPEVPEEPLVKSPPEPTRVKSPEQIIMRSPDPVNWTVPLDTGKTFTVTQNVKDGESYSRPQSEIKASTPVEKPPPPPQSAPPQLTEQAKMDAWKSSSPTTSGGAVYGKTLTPHVAPGGAVRQQQAVDLPQDQVMSSSSSTGTASTARTTAAEVLEKARDRFDRFWGSSASKEESV; encoded by the exons ctccactcgGAGTATCGGAGCACTTATCGTTGGCATGAATTTACGGGCAATTCGCGGCCAGAGGTTGTGCGACGGGCGCCAGCCCCAAATCAAAGTCAATTTGATG GTCCGACAAATGAGCCGTCAATGCCGCGTCGGAAAAAATGTCCAGAATTAGCATATAAATCGCACGAGTTTATTATAGGTTCGGAATATACAGATGCACGACGAGATGCCAGTGCACATCGCCTGGCGAGG TCGGAGGAGCGGGGCGCGACACCTTCGCGTCGCAGCAAATCGGAGGGACCACCCGTTGTGCCCAATGGACGTGCCTATCCCGCTGCAACGGAGATCGATGGAGCCACAAGAAAACAG GCGG CTACTCTTCATGAGTTGGAGCCGTTGGTTAGCGATACGGATGATAGAAAAACACACGAGAA ACAAGTGACCATCGTGGAGCGCAAGTCACGTCCTTTCTCGCAGGCCATCGATCACGAGCGTCTGAATCATTTTATTACGAAAAAGGAGAACTTTGGCTTTGCCGATGCCGCTTTCAAGGATGAGGTGGACAATAAGCATGGACATTCAGCCGATGCCGGCCAAGTGGTGGTCATGAATGGCACCGATCCGCCTCACTCTAAACCGAATTTGGATTTGTGGTTTAAGGATATGGTTGAGCTACGCAAAAAGGCAGGGGAATATAAG AGCCGTGGTTGGGGCAGGGAAATTGATCCGGAATTGTACAAGAAGCAAAAGGATCTATGGGATCAGGTTTCAAGGCGCAGCTCACTTTCAGCATTATCTTTAGCTTCTACTGTGCATAG ACCCATTacaaaggaggagaaggatCAGGAAAATAATAAGAAATCAGCACCATTGCCGAAGACACCACTTAAGCCCCGAGTTCCTGGTCAAGCCTATTTGGTTGATAATAAAGATGAGATTTCAGCACTGCCAGCGCGTTTTAGTAATATACGCCATCATTTAGAACGCACCACGGGTCCGG ATGTGGAAGAGGGCGCATTGTTGCCTTCGCCGACCCGTGAGAAATTAATGCCAGCCATAACCAAGAGGGAATCGGAATCGCAGAGAGGTAGTCCCAAGAAGACGGCTCTCTCCAGGCATGGATCACCTCAGAAGGGCAGTCCCCAAAAGGGCAGTCCCAAAAAGGTTCTGAAAT CACGGTCCCAGTCGGTGGGTCCGGGCGTTGCTGAAAATGAATCCCCGAAGCGACAGATACGGTCGGCCTCACAGGCCCCTCCGGCGAGCCGCAAAAAGACACCAACTTCAGCCACGACAGCGGCCGGAAGCGAGCGTAAGACACGCCCAT CCACCCTATCCACAACATTCCAATCCCGCATTAAAAGTAGTTCCCTGCCACCGCCTAATGGTAGAGTAGCCTCTGCGCCGCCAGCAactgcaaaagcaacagcaacccgagcagcatctgcaacaaaatcaacttTAAATGCTAATCAGCCTCATGCCAATCAATCACAAACATCACAAGCCAAGACAACCCATGGACCCAGCAGATCCAACAAAATTCTGAAATCATCTGCAACACCgggacaacaacagcagcagcagcaacaacaacaaaaacagcagcaacagcaaatgcgTAAGACAGACAAAGATAGATCGAATATTAGTTGCATTGGTTTTGGTAGTACTGTTGGTGCTGGTAGCGGTAGTCAGACGAATAGTGTCAAAAATCagcagaacaaacaaaagcaacagcaactacagcaacagcagcaacaaaagattGCTGCAACATCAGACAAAACACAAGAGGCAACATCAACaactgaagcagcagccacagccacagcaggcaCATCTCAACCAATAGTTCAATCAACAGCTCAATCAGCATCTCCTCAATCAGCAACATCCTCGTCTCAAAATCCCATCCGGCCTGCAACCATCAACATCAAACGGCTTACGGTACAAGGTCAGGATAGAAAATTGGCTGAAA ACGATGGCGAGGATGGTCGTGAGactgcaatttccatttccagctgCAGTCCACAGCCGCCTGTGGTGCCCGAGGTGCCCGAGGAGCCATTGGTGAAGTCACCACCAGAACCCACTAGGGTAAAGTCTCCGGAGCAGATTATAATGCGTTCACCCGATCCAGTGAACTGGACCGTCCCCTTGGATACGGGCAAGACGTTCACGGTTACCCAGAACGTTAAAGACG GGGAGAGCTATAGCCGACCTCAGAGCGAGATAAAAGCCTCGACTCCGGTGGAGaaaccaccaccgccaccacaaTCGGCACCGCCACAACTAACCGAACAGGCTAAAATGGACG CCTGGAAGTCGTCCAGTCCTACGACCAGTGGAGGCGCTGTCTATGGCAAGACCCTGACGCCCCATGTAGCCCCAGGTGGGGCTGTGCGCCAGCAACAGGCTGTGGATCTGCCTCAGGACCAGGTCAtgtcatcgtcctcgtcaaCCGGCACTGCTTCGACGGCTCGCACCACAGCTGCCGAGGTCCTGGAGAAGGCGCGCGACCGTTTCGATCGATTCTggggcagcagcgccagcaaggAGGAAAGTGTGTAG